ttttgaggtacggaaccctaaaaatccacAGATTATTACGCAAAATAAACAATTCTACACTTCGAGTGCTCAGTAAACtaagcactcgaagaaatatcaaactgctctcttgttgtacaatagttatttgttatacaagggtgcaaagttgtattttaacacacgagaagtaaaatacatttgcacccgtgtgtaacacaaaacttttcccctctgttaagacctatcttaacaagtagcagataagtaggtattagcatacctaagtacctacttacctaatctagacagattaagtctctcaatcgtcctatgatatgtaaaggtgacatctaccgaaactattgtgtactagtttaagtgctcaataagctgttagctatgtcaatgtatgtaatagttcctaaccaatccgtagtgtcatagtgtggcgctgtactttactatataagcttctacatgtatgtagataagcccactttttctaaccagccttctgtaaaacattaaattaagatatcagattctctgctttcatttggtcgccattacctccaacgctgaacataatggtgacccctagtttaaatcgcggttaatctcagtactttaaagcgaatcgctagtaaatttagtaaaatttgcgaGCCGGTACGTCGAGGAATCGCCGCGTATCCTGATTTAGGCCGGGAGAGCAACGTTACCACGTAGGCAGCAACCGCGTGGGGCTCCGCCGACCTGAAGAAGCTGAAGAGGTGACTAGGAGGCGACCACACCACTCGATCGAGCGGCCTGAGCCAACGCGACAGGCGCCGACCGAGCCACCAAAGCGGGACCACGTGCGTGGCACCGCAGCCGCAGCAGGGAACGGCTACCGCAAGTACCAAAGGGACCACGTGGGTGGTACCACACCAGAGGCAGAAGGAGCGCCCAAGCGAGGGCAATCACCAAGCTACGCCACGCGCACGAGCATCAATCGAGAAGGCAAGTGAGCTGGCATTCCCTAACCTATCTACCAAATCTCCCTaccaaatttaattgtaatcgatttatttcctacaaattgtaaattgtaatcgttcttaatcatgttagaaacttccaaaaacactctagaagagttagaaattaggcagttaaaaaatagacgaggtgtctgtaagcgaaaattaactgtatttaataaatttatagaaagaaTCGACTCAAGTGCATTGACGGCCGAAATAATTGTAGACATAAGCTTAAgactagaacaattaccaaagtTATACAATGATTTCTCTGAGATACAGGACCGGATCGAGACACTGTGCAGCGACGAAGGGGACATCGAAGCCCACGAGGCCGAGCGTATGTCATTTGAGGACACATTTTACCGACTTAGCGCTAAGGGCAAGCTGCTGGCGAAGGTAGATACCGATTCAACACCAAATGACCATAGTCCGCAAGCCCCGCCGCAGCAACCCCTCGGTGAGTCGATAAAATATCCCGAAATTAGCCTCCCTAGCTTCGACGGAGACCTAACACAGTGGCTGCAATTTCGAGACACATTTGATGCCCTAGTCAACCAAGCTAGCTTAGCACCGatcgtaaaatataagtacctacgcagTTGTTTACAAGACGGCGCACTTGAGGTAATTAGTTCGCTCGATTTCTCCGAGGACGCGTACATGCTCGCGTGGCAGATGCTTTGTGAACGTTATAATAATCCTAAACGTTTAGTCACCAACCACATGCGAGCCTTGTTCGACGTGGAACCGGTACCGTCAACTCCTTCGGGTCTAAGAGGTCTGTGCGATAATATTTCCAAACATTTGAGATCTTTGCGctcattaaatgtacctaccgaAAATTGGGATCTCGCAATTATTCACATGTTAGTTAAAAAGTTAGACAGTCGATTGCAATCAAAGTGGGAAAACAGTGTTGATTTGAGAAAATTGCCTTCGTTGCAGGATTTCAAAACCTTCCTAAAGAACCGAGCTGACCGGCTGGAAGCGACCAGCCCAGCAGTACCATCGGACGCACCCAGCACTTCCAAGAAGGCCATGGTAACCACGTCCGAACCTATCAAGGTAACCTCCAAACAGTTTAAATGTAACCAGTGTCCGTATTGTTCGAGTACGCATTATATTAATCAGTGTCCAAAGTTTAGTGCATTAAACGTTATCGCGCGCATCCGAGCCGTGAATAAATTACGATTATGCTTTAATTGTTTGTCCGGAACGCATGTCTTAACAAACTGCAGGGCCAGTACATGTCGAGTATGTAAGGGCAAGCATCATACGTTACTACACAAACCAAATACCAACACTCATGTAGGTAGTAACCCCGTACCAACGCGATTACCAATATCAACGTTAATCGACGAACAACCGAGTTCTAGTCAAATCGAGACTACCTTGTCGAATAACACTTTaatcgaaaaacaaataaacaatgcgCGAAATAGGTCAGTTTTCCTTACAACAGCCCAAGTGCTCGTTAGGGATAAGCATAACAATGTGCATAAAATGAAGGCATTTTTAGACAATGGCTCgcaagaaaatttcattaccgaaaacgcggccaaaaagttacaattaaaCAAGGAACAACTTGCCTTAAATGTCATAGGTTTCAATGAAAAAGTGTCTAGCCTTTTAGAATCGTGTGACGTAACATTGCATTCCTTAGACGGAACCTTTACAACGAATTTGTCCTGTTTTATTACGCCTATAATTTGtactaccaacattttaataccaAACGTGCAACGTTGGCACATTCCGTCGCGTTATAAATTAGCTGATGACGAGTTTAACTTAGCTCAAGATGTAGATTTGCTTATCGGTGGGGAGATATTCTTTGATTTACTTCTTACCGGTAAATACAAGCTCGGGCCCGGATTACCGGTTCTGAGACGCTCGCGATTAGGATGGATAGtcacgggttccgtacaaaaaaaaaccgagtctgccattcaatgtaaagttacagtagaaactcaattaaaaaagttttgggaAATAGAGGAGGGTTCCGCACCAAATTTACCCTATGATGAAAAACAATGTGAGGATATATTTCTGAAAACTCACACTCACAACTCTGAGGGTAATTTCGAAATAGAACTTCCATTAAAGCAGCCACCTACCAAGTTAGGTCAATCTAGGCACATAGCATATCGGAGGTTCAAAACATTAGAATCCAAGTTCGAGCGGAACCCcgaatttaaagataaatatgtgAATTTCATGCGCGAGTTCGAACAAGCTGGCCATATGATTCAATTACAAGATAATTATGATGGCCCATGTAATTTTCTACCCCACCAAGCTGTTTTTCGCGACTCCCCCTCAACCCCTATTCGAATTGTTTTCGACTGCTCATGCAGAACTGATAACGGCATTTCTTTGAATGATATCCAATACAAAGGCTCAATAATACAGGACGAACTCATAAATATACTTCTACGATTCCGAAAATACCAATATGTTATTAACGCtgacatacaaaaaatgtacagatgtatttatgttaaaccAAATCAACAATACCTACAATGCATATTTTGGCGGGAAAATACTCACCAACGACTCCAAATTTATATGCTGACCACATTAAGTTTCGGCTTAAAGTCAGCACCACATATTGCAACCAGatgtttgttacaattgtcaaACGAAAACCAACACACATTTCCAGCAGCTGCAGAGGCCATAGCGAACCAGTTCTACATGGACGATTTTATCGCCGGCGGCGACGACGAGAATCAGGTAGCTGAAACTGCATCACAGGTGAACGAGATCCTGCGGGGAGCCAACTTCACGCTGCGGAAATGGAAGTCCAATTCCGAAGTCATCATAAAACGGGTGagcgaaacacacacacaccaaaacacacacacaaccgaATTTGGAGATAAAACACATAAGGTCCTGGGTTTAGCGTGGTCTAGTGACTCAGATGAGCTTATGTATACCATTAAAgaaaaccaaatttcacacccaaTCACCAAAAGAAAGGTACTAGGGGTAATTTCGTCCATTTTCGACCCCCTAGGCTTGACGGGACCAGTAATTGTagtagccaaaatatttattcaaaaattatttaaggctCAATTAGATTGGGATACCGAATTAACACAAGACTTGATCCAAGAATGGAACACATTCTATCgagacttgtttttattaaaccaaTTGAAAATTTCGAGATGTACAGTCATACCCAATTATGTAACGATACAAATTCATGGGTTCTGTGACAGTAGTATTAAAGCCTATGGCGCTGCCATCTATATACGATCAAGCGATAGAGTAGGAAACGTACAAGTTCACCTACTttactcaaaatcaaaaataagtccaatacaaccccaaactattccaaatttggaactttgttccagtttactgctcgcgacacatgtcgacaaaataaaacgagcattaaaatgtgacgtttccggAATCAACCTGTGGTCagattcaaaaataacattatgttggataaaaaatagtaaccctaaattaacttgttttgttaGTAACAGAGTCACAAAAGTATTATCACTTACAAACAAGCACGAGTGGTCATGGGTCCGCTCGGAGGATAACCCCGCCGACCTTTTGTCCCGAGGGGTAGCACCAGGCAAGCTGGAAACCAACCAGTTATGGT
The sequence above is drawn from the Cydia strobilella chromosome 2, ilCydStro3.1, whole genome shotgun sequence genome and encodes:
- the LOC134751977 gene encoding uncharacterized protein LOC134751977 isoform X1, producing MTIVRKPRRSNPSDFKTFLKNRADRLEATSPAVPSDAPSTSKKAMVTTSEPIKVTSKQFKCNQCPYCSSTHYINQCPKFSALNVIARIRAVNKLRLCFNCLSGTHVLTNCRASTCRVCKGKHHTLLHKPNTNTHVGSNPVPTRLPISTLIDEQPSSSQIETTLSNNTLIEKQINNARNRSVFLTTAQVLVRDKHNNVHKMKAFLDNGSQENFITENAAKKLQLNKEQLALNVIGFNEKVSSLLESCDVTLHSLDGTFTTNLSCFITPIICTTNILIPNVQRWHIPSRYKLADDEFNLAQDVDLLIGGEIFFDLLLTGKYKLGPGLPVLRRSRLGWIVTGSVQKKTESAIQCKVTVETQLKKFWEIEEGSAPNLPYDEKQCEDIFLKTHTHNSEGNFEIELPLKQPPTKLGQSRHIAYRRFKTLESKFERNPEFKDKYVNFMREFEQAGHMIQLQDNYDGPCNFLPHQAVFRDSPSTPIRIVFDCSCRTDNGISLNDIQYKGSIIQDELINILLRFRKYQYVINADIQKMYRCIYVKPNQQYLQCIFWRENTHQRLQIYMLTTLSFGLKSAPHIATRCLLQLSNENQHTFPAAAEAIANQFYMDDFIAGGDDENQVAETASQVNEILRGANFTLRKWKSNSEVIIKRVSETHTHQNTHTTEFGDKTHKVLGLAWSSDSDELMYTIKENQISHPITKRKVLGVISSIFDPLGLTGPVIVVAKIFIQKLFKAQLDWDTELTQDLIQEWNTFYRDLFLLNQLKISRCTVIPNYVTIQIHGFCDSSIKAYGAAIYIRSSDRVGNVQVHLLYSKSKISPIQPQTIPNLELCSSLLLATHVDKIKRALKCDVSGINLWSDSKITLCWIKNSNPKLTCFVSNRVTKVLSLTNKHEWSWVRSEDNPADLLSRGVAPGKLETNQLWWSGPAWLTQSPDTWPTHDSESLNHAPEAESDVNITLTLAISTESNDTIQYLFHRWSSDKTLIHVLAYILRFIYNTKNKTRTINPNNKLSGPLSVEELKKSDHALIRHAQMESFPHEYKLLQNNKPVLNKSKILSLHPFMKDGLVRVGGRIGLSHYAYEKKHPLILSHEHALTKLLMANAHIRTLHAGPQLLLSTIRERIWPTKGRMLASKIVNKCVPCFRANPKTTNPIMGNLPPSRVNPSPPFAITGIDYGGPYNIRDRTGRGYKVSKCYIAVFICFATKAIHLELITGLESANFLAALRRFIARRGKPKELVSDNSTTFHGASNELKDLQKYLQDSSSELVSHCADEGIKWSFIPVYTPHMGSLWESSIKLTKYHLKRVLGLSLLTYEQFVSILYQVESMVNSRPLCPLPSSNPDYPVLTPAHFLIGKAPNSLPDEDYNHVPKNRLTHYQLLQQITQDFWRRWSRDYIGTLQERTKWRSARGPSLAVDTVVLVRDERLPPCRWRLGKIVATQPGRDGVTRVAVIRTARGDIQRAFNNICPLPTSGEVI
- the LOC134751977 gene encoding uncharacterized protein LOC134751977 isoform X3; translated protein: MLAWQMLCERYNNPKRLVTNHMRALFDVEPVPSTPSGLRGLCDNISKHLRSLRSLNVPTENWDLAIIHMLVKKLDSRLQSKWENSVDLRKLPSLQDFKTFLKNRADRLEATSPAVPSDAPSTSKKAMVTTSEPIKVTSKQFKCNQCPYCSSTHYINQCPKFSALNVIARIRAVNKLRLCFNCLSGTHVLTNCRASTCRVCKGKHHTLLHKPNTNTHVGSNPVPTRLPISTLIDEQPSSSQIETTLSNNTLIEKQINNARNRSVFLTTAQVLVRDKHNNVHKMKAFLDNGSQENFITENAAKKLQLNKEQLALNVIGFNEKVSSLLESCDVTLHSLDGTFTTNLSCFITPIICTTNILIPNVQRWHIPSRYKLADDEFNLAQDVDLLIGGEIFFDLLLTGKYKLGPGLPVLRRSRLGWIVTGSVQKKTESAIQCKVTVETQLKKFWEIEEGSAPNLPYDEKQCEDIFLKTHTHNSEGNFEIELPLKQPPTKLGQSRHIAYRRFKTLESKFERNPEFKDKYVNFMREFEQAGHMIQLQDNYDGPCNFLPHQAVFRDSPSTPIRIVFDCSCRTDNGISLNDIQYKGSIIQDELINILLRFRKYQYVINADIQKMYRCIYVKPNQQYLQCIFWRENTHQRLQIYMLTTLSFGLKSAPHIATRCLLQLSNENQHTFPAAAEAIANQFYMDDFIAGGDDENQVAETASQVNEILRGANFTLRKWKSNSEVIIKRVSETHTHQNTHTTEFGDKTHKVLGLAWSSDSDELMYTIKENQISHPITKRKVLGVISSIFDPLGLTGPVIVVAKIFIQKLFKAQLDWDTELTQDLIQEWNTFYRDLFLLNQLKISRCTVIPNYVTIQIHGFCDSSIKAYGAAIYIRSSDRVGNVQVHLLYSKSKISPIQPQTIPNLELCSSLLLATHVDKIKRALKCDVSGINLWSDSKITLCWIKNSNPKLTCFVSNRVTKVLSLTNKHEWSWVRSEDNPADLLSRGVAPGKLETNQLWWSGPAWLTQSPDTWPTHDSESLNHAPEAESDVNITLTLAISTESNDTIQYLFHRWSSDKTLIHVLAYILRFIYNTKNKTRTINPNNKLSGPLSVEELKKSDHALIRHAQMESFPHEYKLLQNNKPVLNKSKILSLHPFMKDGLVRVGGRIGLSHYAYEKKHPLILSHEHALTKLLMANAHIRTLHAGPQLLLSTIRERIWPTKGRMLASKIVNKCVPCFRANPKTTNPIMGNLPPSRVNPSPPFAITGIDYGGPYNIRDRTGRGYKVSKCYIAVFICFATKAIHLELITGLESANFLAALRRFIARRGKPKELDFWRRWSRDYIGTLQERTKWRSARGPSLAVDTVVLVRDERLPPCRWRLGKIVATQPGRDGVTRVAVIRTARGDIQRAFNNICPLPTSGEVI
- the LOC134751977 gene encoding uncharacterized protein LOC134751977 isoform X7 yields the protein MLAWQMLCERYNNPKRLVTNHMRALFDVEPVPSTPSGLRGLCDNISKHLRSLRSLNVPTENWDLAIIHMLVKKLDSRLQSKWENSVDLRKLPSLQDFKTFLKNRADRLEATSPAVPSDAPSTSKKAMGSSQPISWRRCDDSSPGEVNRRSWTSGGAGHVTTSERCRNARSGGARAAQASQSTPSSWYETSVCRPAGGGWARSSRRSRAGMASPGWPSSEPPEGTSNARSITFVHYLLRVKSYK
- the LOC134751977 gene encoding uncharacterized protein LOC134751977 isoform X6 yields the protein MLAWQMLCERYNNPKRLVTNHMRALFDVEPVPSTPSGLRGLCDNISKHLRSLRSLNVPTENWDLAIIHMLVKKLDSRLQSKWENSVDLRKLPSLQDFKTFLKNRADRLEATSPAVPSDAPSTSKKAMVTTSEPIKGSSQPISWRRCDDSSPGEVNRRSWTSGGAGHVTTSERCRNARSGGARAAQASQSTPSSWYETSVCRPAGGGWARSSRRSRAGMASPGWPSSEPPEGTSNARSITFVHYLLRVKSYK
- the LOC134751977 gene encoding uncharacterized protein LOC134751977 isoform X2 — translated: MVTTSEPIKVTSKQFKCNQCPYCSSTHYINQCPKFSALNVIARIRAVNKLRLCFNCLSGTHVLTNCRASTCRVCKGKHHTLLHKPNTNTHVGSNPVPTRLPISTLIDEQPSSSQIETTLSNNTLIEKQINNARNRSVFLTTAQVLVRDKHNNVHKMKAFLDNGSQENFITENAAKKLQLNKEQLALNVIGFNEKVSSLLESCDVTLHSLDGTFTTNLSCFITPIICTTNILIPNVQRWHIPSRYKLADDEFNLAQDVDLLIGGEIFFDLLLTGKYKLGPGLPVLRRSRLGWIVTGSVQKKTESAIQCKVTVETQLKKFWEIEEGSAPNLPYDEKQCEDIFLKTHTHNSEGNFEIELPLKQPPTKLGQSRHIAYRRFKTLESKFERNPEFKDKYVNFMREFEQAGHMIQLQDNYDGPCNFLPHQAVFRDSPSTPIRIVFDCSCRTDNGISLNDIQYKGSIIQDELINILLRFRKYQYVINADIQKMYRCIYVKPNQQYLQCIFWRENTHQRLQIYMLTTLSFGLKSAPHIATRCLLQLSNENQHTFPAAAEAIANQFYMDDFIAGGDDENQVAETASQVNEILRGANFTLRKWKSNSEVIIKRVSETHTHQNTHTTEFGDKTHKVLGLAWSSDSDELMYTIKENQISHPITKRKVLGVISSIFDPLGLTGPVIVVAKIFIQKLFKAQLDWDTELTQDLIQEWNTFYRDLFLLNQLKISRCTVIPNYVTIQIHGFCDSSIKAYGAAIYIRSSDRVGNVQVHLLYSKSKISPIQPQTIPNLELCSSLLLATHVDKIKRALKCDVSGINLWSDSKITLCWIKNSNPKLTCFVSNRVTKVLSLTNKHEWSWVRSEDNPADLLSRGVAPGKLETNQLWWSGPAWLTQSPDTWPTHDSESLNHAPEAESDVNITLTLAISTESNDTIQYLFHRWSSDKTLIHVLAYILRFIYNTKNKTRTINPNNKLSGPLSVEELKKSDHALIRHAQMESFPHEYKLLQNNKPVLNKSKILSLHPFMKDGLVRVGGRIGLSHYAYEKKHPLILSHEHALTKLLMANAHIRTLHAGPQLLLSTIRERIWPTKGRMLASKIVNKCVPCFRANPKTTNPIMGNLPPSRVNPSPPFAITGIDYGGPYNIRDRTGRGYKVSKCYIAVFICFATKAIHLELITGLESANFLAALRRFIARRGKPKELVSDNSTTFHGASNELKDLQKYLQDSSSELVSHCADEGIKWSFIPVYTPHMGSLWESSIKLTKYHLKRVLGLSLLTYEQFVSILYQVESMVNSRPLCPLPSSNPDYPVLTPAHFLIGKAPNSLPDEDYNHVPKNRLTHYQLLQQITQDFWRRWSRDYIGTLQERTKWRSARGPSLAVDTVVLVRDERLPPCRWRLGKIVATQPGRDGVTRVAVIRTARGDIQRAFNNICPLPTSGEVI